The following are encoded in a window of Fibrobacter sp. UWB2 genomic DNA:
- a CDS encoding helicase C-terminal domain-containing protein produces MVKIPAFVALDLETTGLDFEKDEIIEVALVRFENGEPKENLDFLVKPSSAELRPFIETLTGINKADLENASDFATIAGQVCSFVGDLPIVAHNAVFDSKFLKQTFTKVGISYDSHVFWDSLTLSRIAFQDVPNHRLDTLVQELNIERSRAHRALPDADACGRLFVKALEKISTMDPWIYDALSKVAKGSGYETLFTSNVETLTPPKYKLPTAPALEALPKSKAPRVSEFFKEGGFISFVVDDYKPRHNQQDFASVMERNMYKGGLCVLEAPTGSGKTLSYLITAANKAITGERVLISTATRTLQEQLWTEAIPQIAKIYNGELRPAILKGRDNYLCLRKFEELLMHPQTLLSAEERDSFMALIPWVLTTETGDINECNSFSQSRNRVLWSKLSCSASCCNGENHSHHENCPALIAKRKAMNANMVLVNHSLFLSDLQLDFALLPSYEHIVFDEAHRLPEISNQVFGRSISFFGFRNIAKTLEPSKAGGDGLIAEIASRIPAEQPELHEICDKLSEALGEAEKALHRFFMKIGKKLAKQKNGRSGFTYTNSILAEYEADPATFLEQYNNARGFAEKLVAATANMDGLKGIVSDLDSRMTEISHFISDFEFVTKAGRNDWVFYMEEPFNPHTIKLHALPLHSGSVWKEKFYPWIKSATFTSATLSVQADLTYFLQKMGMDNLRLGKQPFVRVYTEQSDVNERRSVMVAKFLPKPSAPEFGDALNDTLLKVLPNVEENTMVLFTSVATMMKAQAVLAPAFAERNKLLLCQHVDGSLDGLVAMFRKERGACLLGCQSLWEGVDFPGDALKLLVITKLPFPNPSDPLVAGLTNEMKAANKNFFKDYFIPEAYIELRQGMGRLLRSDSDSGKVLILDNRVVLERYGKTFARIWNFKNRIAGSVSDIERFVK; encoded by the coding sequence ATGGTAAAGATTCCCGCATTTGTAGCGCTTGACTTGGAAACGACAGGTCTTGATTTCGAGAAAGACGAAATCATTGAGGTCGCGCTCGTTCGCTTTGAAAATGGCGAACCGAAGGAAAATCTCGATTTCCTGGTGAAACCCTCTTCTGCGGAACTCCGCCCCTTTATCGAAACGCTTACCGGCATTAACAAGGCCGATCTGGAAAACGCATCGGATTTTGCAACGATTGCAGGCCAGGTTTGCTCCTTTGTCGGAGACCTCCCGATTGTCGCGCACAATGCCGTTTTCGATTCCAAGTTCTTAAAGCAGACGTTTACGAAGGTCGGGATTTCTTACGATTCCCATGTGTTCTGGGATTCGCTCACGCTTTCGCGCATTGCTTTCCAGGATGTGCCGAACCATCGCCTCGATACGCTCGTGCAGGAACTGAACATTGAACGTAGCCGTGCCCACCGCGCCTTGCCCGATGCCGATGCTTGCGGACGCTTGTTCGTGAAGGCACTCGAAAAGATTTCTACGATGGACCCGTGGATTTACGATGCCCTTTCTAAGGTGGCAAAGGGTTCTGGCTATGAGACGCTTTTCACATCGAACGTCGAAACACTTACTCCTCCGAAATACAAGTTGCCGACAGCCCCTGCATTGGAAGCATTGCCCAAGTCCAAGGCTCCGCGCGTAAGCGAGTTCTTCAAGGAAGGCGGATTCATCTCGTTTGTCGTCGATGATTACAAGCCGCGCCACAACCAGCAGGATTTTGCCTCGGTCATGGAACGCAACATGTACAAGGGCGGCCTCTGCGTGCTCGAAGCTCCGACCGGTTCTGGAAAGACTCTGTCTTACCTCATTACCGCAGCAAACAAGGCTATCACGGGTGAACGCGTGCTTATCAGTACGGCAACGCGCACCTTGCAGGAACAGCTCTGGACCGAAGCCATCCCGCAGATTGCAAAGATTTACAATGGAGAACTCCGCCCGGCAATTTTGAAGGGCCGTGACAACTACCTTTGCCTCCGCAAGTTCGAAGAACTGCTGATGCACCCGCAGACGCTCCTCTCCGCCGAAGAACGCGATTCCTTTATGGCGCTCATTCCGTGGGTCCTCACGACCGAAACGGGCGACATCAACGAATGCAATTCCTTTAGCCAAAGCCGCAATCGTGTGCTTTGGTCTAAGCTTTCTTGCAGCGCCTCTTGCTGCAACGGCGAAAACCACTCGCATCACGAAAACTGCCCGGCGCTCATTGCAAAGCGCAAGGCCATGAATGCAAATATGGTGCTTGTGAACCATTCGCTCTTCCTTTCGGACCTGCAGCTCGATTTTGCATTGCTCCCATCTTACGAACACATCGTGTTTGACGAAGCCCACCGCTTGCCCGAAATCAGCAACCAGGTGTTTGGCCGTTCCATCTCGTTCTTCGGATTCAGAAATATCGCGAAGACGCTTGAACCTTCCAAGGCGGGTGGCGATGGTCTCATTGCAGAAATCGCAAGCCGTATCCCGGCAGAACAGCCGGAACTCCATGAAATCTGCGACAAGCTCTCCGAAGCTCTTGGCGAAGCCGAAAAGGCTCTGCACCGCTTCTTCATGAAAATCGGTAAGAAGCTTGCCAAGCAGAAGAATGGCCGTAGCGGCTTTACGTACACGAACAGCATCCTCGCTGAATACGAAGCGGACCCGGCAACGTTCCTCGAGCAGTACAATAATGCACGTGGCTTTGCCGAAAAGCTCGTTGCCGCTACTGCGAACATGGACGGCCTCAAGGGTATCGTGAGTGATCTCGATAGCCGCATGACTGAAATCAGCCACTTCATCTCTGACTTTGAATTTGTCACAAAGGCGGGTCGCAACGACTGGGTCTTCTACATGGAAGAACCGTTCAACCCGCATACCATCAAGCTGCATGCGCTCCCGCTCCACTCCGGCAGCGTCTGGAAAGAAAAGTTCTATCCGTGGATCAAGTCTGCAACGTTTACGTCTGCAACGCTTTCTGTGCAGGCTGACCTCACGTACTTCTTGCAGAAGATGGGCATGGACAATTTGCGCTTGGGCAAACAGCCGTTCGTGCGCGTTTATACGGAACAGTCTGACGTGAACGAACGCCGCTCCGTGATGGTCGCGAAGTTCCTCCCGAAGCCTTCGGCTCCGGAATTTGGCGATGCCTTGAACGATACGCTTTTGAAGGTGCTCCCGAATGTCGAAGAAAACACGATGGTGCTCTTCACAAGTGTCGCAACGATGATGAAGGCGCAGGCTGTGCTTGCCCCAGCATTTGCTGAACGCAACAAGCTTTTGCTCTGCCAGCATGTCGATGGCTCGCTCGATGGGCTTGTCGCGATGTTCCGCAAGGAACGCGGCGCTTGCTTGCTCGGTTGCCAGAGCCTTTGGGAAGGCGTGGACTTCCCGGGTGATGCGCTCAAGCTGCTCGTCATTACGAAGCTCCCGTTCCCGAACCCGAGCGATCCGCTTGTCGCCGGACTCACGAACGAGATGAAGGCTGCAAACAAGAACTTCTTTAAGGATTACTTTATCCCGGAAGCCTACATCGAACTCCGTCAGGGCATGGGTCGCCTCTTGCGTTCCGATTCCGATTCTGGCAAGGTCCTCATCTTGGACAACCGCGTTGTCCTCGAACGCTACGGCAAGACCTTCGCCCGCATTTGGAATTTCAAGAACCGCATTGCAGGCTCCGTCTCCGACATCGAACGCTTCGTGAAGTAA
- a CDS encoding polyprenyl synthetase family protein, protein MQSIESEAKIAQEYLARIAKDAEAKFDEHLPPVKDRPCRLHEAMRYSMFAGGKRLRPGLAKATFDMFGGKGEKIWLATSALEMLHTFSLIHDDLPCVDNDDYRRGKLTSHKKFGEATAVMAGDALCIHAFEMMGKTGNAKAIELLAHLLGTYGMIGGEMTDIECEGKTVDLEIVDYIHYHKTAALIEASLLVGAMLAKASEKDMEIIRNYGRSIGLAFQIVDDILDIVSTTEELGKDAGSDIEKGKATYPSIVGLEKSRERARELYEESIKALDGLTCDTTILRSIAAYIITRVK, encoded by the coding sequence ATGCAGTCTATTGAATCAGAAGCAAAAATTGCTCAGGAATATCTCGCCCGCATCGCAAAAGATGCCGAGGCGAAGTTTGATGAACATCTCCCCCCAGTAAAGGACCGTCCGTGCCGTTTGCACGAGGCTATGCGTTATTCCATGTTCGCAGGCGGCAAGCGCTTGCGTCCGGGACTTGCTAAGGCCACGTTCGACATGTTTGGCGGCAAGGGAGAAAAGATTTGGCTTGCAACGAGCGCTCTCGAAATGCTCCACACGTTCAGCCTTATCCACGATGACCTTCCGTGTGTCGATAACGACGACTACCGCCGTGGAAAGCTCACAAGCCACAAGAAGTTTGGCGAAGCTACTGCCGTGATGGCAGGTGACGCCCTCTGCATCCACGCCTTCGAGATGATGGGCAAGACCGGTAACGCAAAGGCGATTGAGCTCCTTGCTCACTTGCTCGGCACGTACGGCATGATCGGTGGCGAAATGACCGACATCGAATGCGAAGGCAAGACTGTCGATCTCGAAATTGTCGATTACATTCACTACCACAAGACGGCGGCCCTCATCGAAGCCTCTCTCCTCGTGGGTGCAATGCTTGCAAAGGCAAGCGAAAAGGATATGGAAATCATCCGCAACTACGGTCGCTCCATCGGGCTTGCCTTCCAGATTGTGGATGATATTCTGGACATTGTCTCTACGACCGAAGAACTCGGCAAGGATGCCGGGTCTGATATCGAAAAGGGCAAGGCTACTTACCCGTCCATCGTTGGACTGGAAAAGTCTAGGGAACGCGCTAGGGAACTCTACGAGGAATCCATCAAGGCTTTGGATGGCCTCACATGCGATACCACCATCCTCCGTTCTATAGCGGCATACATCATCACGCGAGTGAAATAA
- a CDS encoding SGNH/GDSL hydrolase family protein: protein MNLVRIFLFLGALAAYSFGASSSMENLLFNGRWAHDNGVSRASAPAASITFNAKASKITFTVEGHSRWRLDRDGKPVEQFEVDSKEERAIKVEDDGNFHKYRFIKISESGVPEIKFYGISVDGEFGEAPKPSSRRIEFIGDSFTAGYGCEGSSAEDAPEFDKTNASKSYAYLLASGFNADYQVNAYSGRGLVRNYDNMVPEWTYERLYDYTVMGSVTSYPKPERWDLEKFHPQVIVIFEGINDFQGNPPYADKGKFKKAYTKLLDKLRKAHPGVKFLLVSTKVWPNDDLAPTIKSIYEAQIASGHKDLEYKHVLTSNVGLHGHPDTHSQEELANTLRPIIARLGRWLSR, encoded by the coding sequence ATGAATCTTGTCCGCATATTCCTTTTCCTGGGTGCGCTTGCCGCGTACTCTTTCGGAGCATCCTCTTCTATGGAAAACCTTCTGTTCAATGGCCGCTGGGCCCATGATAACGGCGTAAGCCGTGCGAGTGCGCCTGCCGCATCCATCACGTTCAACGCCAAGGCTTCAAAGATTACGTTTACGGTCGAAGGTCATTCCCGCTGGCGCCTAGACCGCGACGGCAAGCCCGTTGAACAGTTCGAAGTCGATTCCAAGGAAGAACGCGCGATCAAGGTAGAGGACGATGGCAATTTCCATAAGTATCGCTTTATCAAAATTAGCGAAAGCGGCGTTCCCGAAATCAAGTTTTACGGCATTTCCGTCGATGGTGAATTTGGCGAAGCCCCCAAACCGTCCAGTCGCCGCATCGAGTTCATCGGCGATTCCTTTACCGCAGGCTATGGCTGCGAAGGCTCCTCCGCCGAAGACGCTCCCGAGTTCGACAAGACGAACGCTTCCAAGAGCTACGCCTACCTCCTTGCTAGCGGTTTTAATGCCGACTACCAGGTGAATGCCTACAGCGGACGCGGCCTTGTGCGCAACTACGACAATATGGTGCCCGAATGGACGTACGAACGCCTCTATGATTACACGGTCATGGGCTCAGTCACCTCGTATCCGAAACCAGAACGCTGGGATTTGGAAAAGTTCCATCCGCAAGTCATCGTGATTTTCGAAGGAATCAACGATTTTCAAGGTAATCCGCCGTATGCAGATAAAGGAAAATTCAAGAAAGCGTACACTAAATTGCTTGATAAGCTTCGTAAGGCTCACCCCGGCGTGAAATTCTTGCTTGTTTCTACGAAAGTATGGCCCAATGATGACCTTGCTCCGACCATAAAGTCTATTTACGAGGCTCAAATTGCGTCCGGTCACAAGGATTTGGAGTATAAACACGTGCTTACGTCGAATGTCGGCTTGCATGGCCACCCCGACACCCATTCCCAGGAAGAGCTCGCGAACACCTTGAGGCCCATAATAGCCCGGCTTGGACGATGGCTTTCGAGATAA
- a CDS encoding TIGR02147 family protein, with product MKPIFEYTDYREWIRDAFEDFKKRKTVISWRYMAMKLGADPGNLLRISQGKIHLAVNFIKPMAEFFELDEKETAYWSELVYFGRAKSDQEALNHYEKMQALKGIPLKRLAKKELEFYRHWYYNAIRSVIGICNFKDDYEGLAECCTPAITVEQAKDAIKLLHDLNMISEGKDGYWKVNDTFVSTGGNWRSEAVRTFQKETIRLAGESLERHAPPLRDISTVTMTFNMNDIQLIREKIKEFRSDLLRLSQDGTGDDTVFQLNVQLFPLAFTKKLQEKSK from the coding sequence GTGAAACCGATTTTTGAATATACCGATTATCGCGAATGGATTAGGGATGCTTTTGAAGATTTCAAGAAGCGTAAGACCGTCATATCCTGGCGATACATGGCTATGAAGCTCGGTGCAGACCCCGGCAACCTCCTCCGTATTTCGCAGGGCAAGATCCACCTCGCGGTAAACTTCATCAAGCCGATGGCCGAATTCTTCGAGCTTGACGAGAAGGAAACTGCCTACTGGTCGGAACTTGTGTACTTCGGTCGTGCGAAAAGCGACCAGGAAGCATTGAACCATTATGAGAAGATGCAGGCACTGAAGGGCATCCCTTTAAAGCGCCTTGCCAAAAAAGAACTTGAATTTTACCGCCATTGGTACTACAACGCTATCCGTTCTGTAATTGGTATTTGTAATTTTAAAGATGATTATGAAGGTCTTGCCGAATGCTGCACGCCGGCTATCACGGTGGAGCAGGCGAAGGATGCTATCAAGCTCCTGCACGACCTGAACATGATTTCTGAGGGTAAGGACGGGTACTGGAAAGTGAATGATACATTTGTGAGTACAGGTGGTAACTGGAGATCCGAAGCGGTTCGGACATTCCAGAAGGAGACGATTCGCCTCGCGGGTGAATCGCTTGAACGGCATGCGCCTCCTCTGCGCGATATCAGCACGGTGACGATGACGTTCAACATGAACGATATCCAGCTCATTCGCGAAAAGATCAAGGAGTTCCGCTCGGACTTGCTGCGTCTTTCTCAAGATGGTACGGGTGACGATACGGTGTTCCAGCTGAACGTTCAGCTGTTCCCGCTTGCTTTTACTAAGAAACTGCAGGAGAAGTCAAAATGA
- a CDS encoding GGDEF domain-containing protein — protein sequence MNFLIIVLLVVTAVAMFAYRHFLDDVLEINLGEYPYVVASADSVDGGTSAISMTRTDSSVIIEYELREGYAYPYVGIKVYLGDGKTMGRDLSNYDSIFVWLKPRNEGSVRLYMRGYDSALYRKNDETSLKFNEIEFIPTKEPYPAVFVPQEFRVAGWWVSQNEINVHKARVDLSNIPLIEIQTGTNAPLGYGGWEIKGLRFKGKKISQVDLVTTLVALWFVTFLIILIIRFFDYSRERAMNRKKQEELKKNLIALEIEKSEYEKSSKEDPLTGCLNRAGFSGVLLREQEKLNRTGTPVSFMIFDIDHFKNVNDTYGHLVGDEVLVNLAKLVQGMIRNTDSLVRWGGEEFVILSDDTSIQNAAFLAEKLRKAIEASTLITQQQVTCSFGVTEMVPGEDPKSLIARADKALYSSKENGRNRVTVATFRRNH from the coding sequence ATGAATTTCCTGATTATTGTGCTCCTTGTGGTTACAGCTGTAGCCATGTTTGCATATAGGCATTTCTTAGACGACGTCCTCGAAATCAATCTTGGCGAATACCCTTACGTGGTGGCTAGTGCCGACTCTGTGGATGGGGGTACGTCTGCTATATCCATGACCCGTACCGATAGCTCTGTCATTATCGAGTACGAACTCCGCGAGGGGTATGCCTACCCGTATGTGGGTATCAAGGTTTATCTCGGCGATGGCAAGACCATGGGCCGTGACCTCTCCAACTACGATAGCATTTTCGTGTGGCTCAAGCCGCGTAACGAGGGGTCTGTCCGCCTTTACATGCGCGGTTACGATAGCGCCCTTTATCGCAAGAACGACGAAACTTCCCTCAAGTTCAACGAAATCGAATTTATCCCGACCAAGGAACCGTATCCGGCTGTGTTCGTCCCGCAGGAATTCCGCGTGGCAGGCTGGTGGGTCTCCCAGAACGAAATCAACGTCCACAAGGCCCGTGTAGACCTTTCGAACATCCCGCTCATTGAAATCCAGACGGGTACAAACGCTCCGCTTGGCTATGGCGGTTGGGAGATCAAGGGTCTCCGCTTCAAGGGCAAGAAGATTTCGCAGGTGGACCTCGTGACGACGCTTGTCGCCCTTTGGTTTGTCACCTTCCTTATCATCTTGATTATCAGGTTCTTTGACTATAGCCGTGAACGTGCTATGAACAGGAAGAAGCAAGAGGAACTCAAGAAGAACCTCATTGCTCTCGAAATCGAAAAGAGCGAATACGAAAAGTCGAGTAAGGAAGACCCGCTCACGGGCTGCCTCAACCGCGCTGGCTTTAGTGGCGTGCTCCTCCGCGAACAGGAAAAGCTGAACCGCACGGGTACGCCGGTCTCGTTCATGATTTTCGATATCGACCATTTCAAGAACGTGAACGACACTTACGGACATCTCGTCGGTGACGAAGTCCTCGTGAACCTCGCAAAGCTCGTGCAGGGCATGATCCGCAATACGGACTCGCTCGTGCGTTGGGGCGGTGAAGAATTTGTCATCTTGAGCGACGATACGAGCATCCAGAATGCCGCATTCCTCGCCGAAAAGTTGCGCAAGGCTATTGAAGCCTCTACGCTTATCACGCAGCAGCAGGTGACTTGCTCCTTTGGCGTGACCGAGATGGTGCCGGGCGAAGACCCGAAATCCCTCATTGCTCGTGCGGACAAGGCGCTCTACTCTTCGAAGGAAAATGGACGTAACCGCGTGACGGTTGCAACGTTCAGGCGTAACCATTAA
- a CDS encoding RNA methyltransferase → MSEEENKPKRTVRITLDRKFGVSEAPERRPRRNDDERGSFGDKPSFRGDRGDRRFDRDRGDRRFDRGERRFDRDNRDENREGRPFNREERRGGGRFDRDRRPRRFGDKPFNRGPRGAMNAPVYRQRPEQKEAVDENLDEAALEARAAQIEAVEDAGSTPPWFKRLIACTTEKGREREGKFLGEGVHVVEELVKHHRELVISVYVVEGFENEELIEAINEAEITLHTLTEDQMKRLSSTMTTQGIIAYCNIASKKPVYETSRSVLTLVDAVQDPGNLGTLFRTSLGFNSSGMILGRGTVSPFNPKVVRGSSGTFLRVPFEFDVDLVDQINFLRSKGYTIIATDLHAKQSLREIPAHKLRKMAFLVGNEGAGTNPYFIELADETVKIPMSSELESLNVAVAHGILSYEAAQIQEELK, encoded by the coding sequence ATGAGTGAAGAAGAAAACAAACCGAAGCGTACTGTAAGAATCACGCTGGATCGTAAATTCGGAGTCAGTGAAGCTCCTGAACGCCGCCCTCGCCGTAACGACGACGAACGCGGTTCCTTTGGCGACAAGCCCTCGTTCCGTGGGGATCGTGGCGACCGTCGTTTTGACCGCGACCGCGGCGACCGCCGCTTTGACCGTGGTGAACGCCGTTTCGACCGCGACAACCGCGATGAAAACCGCGAAGGCCGTCCGTTCAACCGTGAAGAACGCCGTGGTGGTGGCCGTTTTGACCGTGACCGCCGTCCGCGCCGCTTTGGCGACAAGCCGTTTAACCGCGGACCGCGCGGTGCCATGAACGCCCCGGTCTACCGTCAGCGTCCGGAACAGAAGGAAGCCGTTGACGAGAACTTGGACGAAGCCGCACTCGAAGCACGTGCCGCCCAGATTGAAGCCGTTGAAGATGCAGGCTCTACACCGCCGTGGTTCAAGCGCCTCATCGCTTGCACGACTGAAAAGGGTCGCGAACGCGAAGGCAAGTTCCTTGGCGAAGGCGTTCACGTTGTCGAAGAACTCGTGAAGCACCACCGCGAACTCGTGATTTCTGTTTACGTTGTTGAAGGCTTTGAAAACGAAGAACTCATCGAAGCTATTAACGAAGCTGAAATTACGCTCCACACTCTTACCGAAGACCAGATGAAGCGCCTCTCTTCGACGATGACGACGCAGGGCATCATTGCTTACTGCAACATCGCAAGTAAGAAGCCGGTCTACGAAACAAGCCGCAGCGTGCTTACGCTTGTGGACGCCGTGCAGGATCCGGGTAACCTCGGCACGCTTTTCCGCACGAGCCTCGGTTTCAATTCTTCGGGCATGATTCTCGGTCGTGGTACCGTGAGCCCGTTCAACCCGAAGGTCGTTCGTGGTTCCTCGGGCACGTTCCTCCGCGTTCCGTTTGAATTCGACGTGGATCTCGTGGACCAGATTAACTTCCTCCGTAGCAAGGGCTATACCATCATCGCAACGGATTTGCATGCTAAGCAGTCCCTCCGCGAAATCCCGGCTCACAAGCTCCGCAAGATGGCTTTCCTCGTGGGTAACGAAGGTGCTGGCACGAACCCGTACTTCATCGAACTTGCCGACGAAACGGTGAAGATCCCGATGAGCAGTGAACTTGAATCTCTGAATGTGGCTGTCGCACACGGCATTCTCTCTTACGAAGCCGCTCAGATTCAGGAGGAATTGAAGTAA
- the pyrF gene encoding orotidine-5'-phosphate decarboxylase, giving the protein MTCFYDRLEQRIAKCGNPVCMGMDPVLKLIPLEGTPEDRIKRFYSDILECCLKRNVQPAVVKPNSAYYECVSVQSMLVLQQLIADYRSAGIPVILDAKRGDIGKSSAAYANAAYDVYRADAVTVSPWMGADSVGPFIREDSENGAYVLLRTSNKGAHDFQDLPVTRSDDPRDVAEAFYSVADKIMEWDADKGYLGAVVGATHPEELEKITAYTVAHKHEIPFLIPGVSIPGVPGGQGGDAKTVLNAIANGGGKRKFHVLNSSSGLNFAWQRNDTPANYANDCVDALEKLAEACQL; this is encoded by the coding sequence ATGACGTGCTTTTACGATCGCCTTGAACAGCGTATTGCAAAGTGCGGTAACCCGGTGTGCATGGGCATGGACCCTGTGCTCAAGCTCATTCCGCTCGAAGGCACTCCCGAAGACCGCATCAAGCGCTTCTATTCCGACATCTTGGAATGCTGCCTCAAGCGTAACGTGCAGCCGGCTGTCGTAAAGCCGAACAGCGCTTATTACGAATGCGTGAGCGTGCAGTCGATGCTCGTTTTGCAGCAGCTCATTGCTGATTACAGAAGCGCCGGCATTCCGGTTATCTTGGATGCAAAGCGCGGTGACATTGGCAAGTCCAGTGCCGCCTACGCCAACGCTGCTTACGATGTTTACCGTGCAGACGCCGTGACCGTCTCTCCGTGGATGGGTGCCGATTCCGTCGGTCCGTTCATTCGCGAAGATAGCGAAAACGGTGCCTACGTGCTCCTCCGCACAAGCAACAAGGGCGCTCACGATTTCCAGGATTTGCCTGTTACTCGCAGTGACGATCCGCGCGACGTTGCCGAAGCGTTCTATTCCGTAGCGGACAAGATTATGGAATGGGATGCTGACAAGGGATACCTTGGTGCCGTTGTCGGTGCAACCCACCCGGAAGAACTTGAGAAGATTACGGCTTACACCGTTGCTCACAAACACGAAATCCCGTTCCTCATTCCAGGCGTGTCCATTCCGGGCGTGCCGGGCGGCCAGGGCGGCGATGCAAAGACCGTGCTCAACGCTATCGCAAACGGTGGCGGCAAGCGCAAGTTCCATGTGCTCAACTCGAGCAGTGGCCTGAACTTTGCTTGGCAGCGTAACGACACGCCGGCAAACTATGCGAACGATTGCGTCGATGCACTCGAAAAACTCGCAGAGGCTTGCCAGCTTTAA
- the dxs gene encoding 1-deoxy-D-xylulose-5-phosphate synthase, producing the protein MELKDVKSPQDLKHCSVEELNHLAAQIRETIIGQVAKHGGHLASSLGVVELTLALHYVFNAPDDKIVWDVGHQAYVHKLLTGRYDRFDTLRQQGGISGFLKRNESVYDCFGAGHATTSISAALGFAVARDHFNRNNNVVAVIGDGSMTGGMAYEAINNVGASKQNMTIILNDNKMSIAPNIGGFSKYLNRVISDPVYNKMRTDLDRLMNRLPGILGSRFRDLFLQVENAAKNAVKPGRFFEDLGIRYFGPIDGHDIDELVMILERVKQQQGPCLVHVLTEKGRGFDAAEKNPTKYHGCGAFDPESGLPLAPGNPNPSLTSVFGNTLLQLARKDKRIMGITAAMPTGCGMDIVAKELPDRVIDVGIAEEHAVTFAAGMACDGVVPVVAIYSSFMQRAYDQIIHDIALQNLHVVLVLDRAGLVGADGPTHHGAFDLSFLRTVPGMTILAPSNENELRDMLTAAIDMEGVVAIRYPRGTALAAELVPSEGPFDYKSPKILEKGSGILLLGAGFMTNELKKTAAVLRENGYNPTLVDARFIKPLDQECYRSLFDSHNVIVTLEDNTKVGGYGSAIAELLSDLGYTDKKLYRFGLPDRFVEQGEIKALYKILEIDGESVAKQLMEKL; encoded by the coding sequence ATGGAACTGAAAGACGTTAAGTCGCCTCAGGACTTGAAGCACTGTTCCGTCGAGGAACTGAACCATCTCGCCGCGCAGATCCGCGAGACCATCATTGGTCAAGTGGCTAAGCACGGTGGTCATTTGGCGTCGAGTCTTGGCGTTGTTGAACTGACTCTTGCGCTGCACTACGTGTTCAACGCACCCGACGATAAGATCGTGTGGGACGTGGGGCACCAGGCGTACGTGCACAAGCTATTGACCGGCCGCTATGACCGATTCGATACTTTGCGCCAGCAGGGAGGCATTTCCGGCTTCCTCAAGAGGAACGAAAGCGTTTACGACTGCTTCGGGGCGGGCCACGCCACGACGTCTATTTCTGCGGCTCTCGGCTTTGCCGTTGCGCGCGACCATTTCAACCGCAACAACAACGTGGTCGCTGTCATTGGAGATGGCTCCATGACGGGTGGTATGGCTTACGAGGCGATCAATAACGTTGGCGCCTCCAAGCAGAACATGACCATCATCTTGAACGATAACAAGATGAGTATCGCCCCAAACATTGGTGGCTTTAGCAAGTACCTGAACCGCGTGATTTCGGACCCGGTTTACAACAAGATGCGTACCGACCTGGATCGCCTGATGAACCGTTTGCCGGGCATTCTGGGTTCCCGCTTCCGTGACCTTTTCTTGCAGGTCGAGAACGCGGCGAAGAACGCCGTGAAGCCAGGTCGCTTCTTTGAAGACCTCGGCATCCGCTACTTTGGTCCGATTGATGGTCACGACATCGATGAACTTGTGATGATTCTTGAACGCGTCAAGCAGCAGCAGGGTCCGTGCCTTGTGCACGTGCTGACCGAGAAGGGCCGCGGTTTTGACGCCGCCGAAAAGAATCCGACGAAGTATCACGGTTGCGGCGCATTTGACCCTGAAAGCGGGCTCCCGCTTGCTCCGGGCAATCCGAACCCGTCTCTCACGAGCGTGTTTGGCAATACGCTTTTGCAGCTTGCCCGCAAGGATAAGCGCATCATGGGTATCACGGCTGCAATGCCTACGGGCTGCGGCATGGATATCGTCGCAAAGGAACTCCCGGACCGCGTGATTGACGTGGGCATTGCCGAAGAGCATGCCGTGACGTTTGCGGCGGGCATGGCTTGCGATGGCGTTGTGCCTGTGGTCGCGATTTACTCGTCGTTCATGCAGCGCGCCTACGACCAGATTATCCACGACATTGCACTCCAGAACTTGCATGTGGTGCTTGTGCTCGACCGTGCCGGCCTTGTCGGTGCAGACGGTCCGACGCATCATGGCGCCTTTGACTTGTCGTTCTTGCGGACTGTTCCCGGAATGACCATTTTGGCACCCTCCAACGAAAATGAACTGCGCGACATGTTGACTGCCGCCATCGATATGGAAGGTGTCGTGGCTATCCGCTACCCGAGAGGCACTGCACTTGCTGCAGAGCTTGTCCCCTCGGAAGGACCGTTCGACTATAAAAGCCCCAAGATTCTTGAGAAGGGCTCCGGCATACTCCTTCTGGGCGCCGGCTTCATGACAAATGAACTCAAGAAAACAGCCGCCGTGCTTCGTGAAAACGGATACAACCCGACGCTTGTGGATGCCCGTTTTATTAAGCCGCTCGACCAGGAATGCTACCGTTCGCTGTTTGACAGCCACAATGTCATTGTGACGCTCGAAGACAATACGAAGGTGGGTGGCTATGGTTCAGCCATTGCGGAACTTTTGTCCGATCTCGGCTATACGGACAAGAAGCTGTACCGGTTTGGTCTTCCGGACAGATTCGTTGAACAGGGAGAAATCAAGGCTCTCTACAAGATCTTAGAAATTGACGGGGAATCCGTCGCCAAACAGTTGATGGAAAAACTATGA